The Flavobacteriales bacterium sequence TTCTCGGGGCATTTCCCTGCGTCTGCCTTTCATCCCGCCCGTTTCCAGAATGGTGCAGTTTTTCAGTTCCTGCGGATGCTTTTCGGCAAGTTCCAGTAATGCGAAGGTTACTCCGATCAGAAGTGTTTTCACACCCTTTTTTGAGTTTTTCTTTAGCACTTTGGAAAGTGATGTGAGGCGGTCCAAATAGAATCCATTGTCAGCGTGGCCGCTCTTGCGCATCAGCTTCTGCGTCATGTAAACCAACGAGGAATTCGACCGTTCCAAATAGGAGGGAAGCAACGCCAAAATGCAATATTCATCAGGCTTGCCGAAAAACTGCTGAAAGCATTGGAAAAGGCTTTGCTCATAAAGCGCCAAACTGGCCACGAAATGATGGCTGCGCTCCATTCCCGTGGTTCCGCTGCTGAGGAAAACCGCTTCCGGGGGCGCATTGAAAATTCCCACCTGATGCCGTTTGAACATGGAAATAGGCAGGAACGGAATGTCGCCTAATTTCTGAACAGCATCTGCATTCACGCCCAAATGCCCAATAAAAGCGCGGTATGTTTCGTTCTTGGTGGCATGCAGTCGGAACAACTCCAACGCGATCTGCTCGAACAACACATCATTGTGTTCGTTCATAGAGAAAATGCGTTCAGATATGCGTGCCGTCTTCGCGTTCATGCTGCTTTTGCTGGGCGCAAAATTGCCTAATTTTGAAGGATGAGAAAGGGATTTCTGTTCGTGTTGGTTGCCATAATGCTGAGTGCATGCCTGAAACGGCAGAATTATCCTGACAGACCATATATTGAGTTTCTCGGATTTTACCCCAATATTCAAGCGCAGAGTTCGGGCGATTCGCTGGGTTTTGTAAAGTTCAGATTCACAGATGGCGATGGCGATCTGGGACTTGGTCAGGGCGATACGCTGGGTGAGTTCGCTTCAGGACAGCCGTATCATTACAATCTGTTCATTTACTACTACGAGAAACAGAATGGGACGTATGTGCGGGTGGATCCGCCAGAAACGCCATTCCATGTGCGCTTTAAACGATTGACCGCCACTGGGGGAAACGGTGCGCTGGAAGGAACCATGGACGTGGGCGTGTACGGCAGACCCGGAATTCCTTGGGACACGATCCGCTACGAAATGTTCATTGTGGACCGTGCGCTGCACATCAGCGATACGATCGTAACGCCAGATATTCTGCTTTCGCAATACAACTTCTGATAGATCAGGTGGTAACCTCGTCCTCGAGGTCGAGGTGATCGCCTCGCAGTGCCTCCGAAACATGGATCACGTTGTCTGCGATCTTTTCGTAACCGCTGATCAGATCCATGTAAATCAGTCCTGCCTGAAGGCTCACTTTTCCCTTTTCAACGCGCTTGAAATTCTTCGCTCTGAACTTGTCCCGTTTTCTGTTGATGTTCTTCTCCAGTTCGGTGGCCTTTTCAAGCACAATATTGTCAGGGTCTTGCGTAATGGTCACCATCATCAGTTTCATGGCCTCTAAGACCATGTCGCGCATTTCGCGAAGATCCACGCGATGGCTTTCCTCGAACCAGACCTTTTTCTCGATCTTCTGCTCAATGGAACGTGACATCTGATAGCAAAGGTCACCGACAG is a genomic window containing:
- a CDS encoding acyl transferase; amino-acid sequence: MNAKTARISERIFSMNEHNDVLFEQIALELFRLHATKNETYRAFIGHLGVNADAVQKLGDIPFLPISMFKRHQVGIFNAPPEAVFLSSGTTGMERSHHFVASLALYEQSLFQCFQQFFGKPDEYCILALLPSYLERSNSSLVYMTQKLMRKSGHADNGFYLDRLTSLSKVLKKNSKKGVKTLLIGVTFALLELAEKHPQELKNCTILETGGMKGRRREMPREEVHEILKSAFGLENIASEYGMTELLSQAYSLGEGIFRTPPWMRVYVREATDPLNICERGKGALNVIDLANMHSCPFIATQDLAHIHQDHSFEVLGRMDDAEVRGCSLMVV